The sequence below is a genomic window from Gossypium hirsutum isolate 1008001.06 chromosome A11, Gossypium_hirsutum_v2.1, whole genome shotgun sequence.
CTTCTTCTCTCCAAAAGACCAATCACCCATTCTCTCTAAAGAGCTCCTCTTTGCGGCTCTTAATGGCTCCATCACGATATGAGATACTTATAACCAGCAACCATAAATCTTTTATAAACACTTGTTTCattgtttatatttttctttGCCTCATCTTATAATAagaacaaaattgaagaatttttttaaaataaatcaaatttgaaattaagCTAGTTGAATCTAGATTAGATAAAGCTTTAATTTCCAACACATAAATAGGTCTTAGATTGATTACTAACATTTGATCACTAACATGGAATTAATATATTGGTATACCATaaaaaattaggttttaattGCATTTTAATCCAACTCCTTTATTGAAAGAGAAATGATGATGGATttggtttgtaaaatttaaaataaaaataaattttatattttataaaaagagACATTTGTTTCATCTAGAAGAAACAACTGTTGAGATTTGAAATTTAAACGTATTAAATATAATCTGttaaagataataaataaattgaactaaGTTTGGGATTAAAGCAAATATTACCCTTTAACATTTAGTTTGGGATAAGCATGGCGGAAAAAAATATTGCATTGAGAGGGataaaaggatatatatatatatgatctgtattaaaattttatggttgctttttttaataatatttttttttataattttgttcttttttgatAAGTGTGGTGTATCTTATCACTATactcaaaatttattaattaaaataataatgttttaattaagctgaattcttttaaaagaaaaattgaaatacaatttattattatcaccttttctttatgaaaatttcaataCTTAAGTACaaacttgaaaataatttttttcacacATAAAAACTTAAATCAAAATACCCAAAATCTCAAAGTTTGTGAACTCATTTTTAGCAAAAAGTACAATGGGAATTATACATTAAAAAGACTATCACATCCTTGAGATTTCAGCACGCCATTAACTTCAAGACATAATAGataaaacaacaaataataataaaatgaataggaTTAAACCCCCAGCATTCAGAGCCAAAAACCAAGCAACTAAAgtctaaaacaaataaaagagaaaCTCACTTTAAATAATGTATAGAAGATGGTCCCAAGCCCCCCAAGGTGCCACTCCATTTCTAATTGTTCTTTTCAATGCTTCCAAACAAGGGGACTCCATTGCAAAAAAGTGGAACATATGCTGAAGTTTGATGCAATCTATGAAAAAAAAGGCAAAAGCAGATCCGAATAatagtaatgaaaataaaaaaagagaacaaGAAGGCATTTGTTTGGGGTCTATTTTATGTTGTGAGGCTAGAAACGATTGGTTCTTAAATATCTCcgacaaattttatttatttttatattgctTTTGTAACGAACGAAGGATCTTGAAATGGGAAATGCCAAACGAGGCTTTAAAACATGAAATATCTATCGAATCTTTGATTTAAAAACCAAAACAAGCCATAGAGCCAGAAAAAACTTTGTAGAAAACAATTTCACATGCACGACATTGTATAGATGAGATGACCAATTGTCTTTTGAGAAAATTCGATGCCAGATTGTACTGGgtacaaaataacattttattaaaaggATCTTTGGCATTACTTTTTGCAGGTTTTCATCTTTTGATTAAAAAGAAACAATCAGTCACTGTCCCAATTGGCTGTAGACGTGGTCCAAATAGGCACGTAGAAAACTGAACCACCAGGGACAGGTACCATGCACTAGGCCCGGACCAGCTAACAGACTGCTAGCACCATTAGCAAGCAAGCCATAAATTTGGAATGATTGTGCGCTTGCATtttgttggttgaatttgctgATCATGGAACTTTCCAATCACAGTTTGGGTttaaacccaaaaacaaaaagaGGGTCCCGGAAAGTCCCAATAAATGAAGGGTTTGATTCACGGTCATGGCGTCCTTGTGTAGCTCCATTGCCGGCTCTAGAGAAGAATACTCTCCTGTGATGTCCACATCATTCTCTCAAAAAAGTGAAAAATACACCTTATCTCCATCCATGCAATGCTCAGAATTATTTATAACGAGAAAGCTACAACATTCGGACAGTTATAGCTGACTAGCATGCTTTGGGTAATGATGTTGAAAATCAGTATTGAAGTAGCCTCTTGGATGACAACATATGCAGGCCGATCTAGCATTGCAGTCCAAAGTCTTGGCAACAGTCTGGGCCACATAATTTAGATAGAGGAAAACACTGCCCCAGTGGCCAAAACTTCAGCTTCTACACCACCTGTATAACTTAATTTTAATCCAAGTACATACCTCATTGTTTGTAGAAGTACCTCTCATTCGGTACCATGACATGCAATAATCCATCCTTACATTTACTTGTTATACCAACATAGAAATCAGAACTAAACCCCCCATCCCCCAAAAAACCAAAGTTCCAAATTCTAAGAACATTCGACTGGCGCATAATATTTGGATAACAAATTATTATTAACCCCTCACGTATAATACCCAATACACATTAGGCGGTAGGATTAATAAAAAGATTGGAGGTAATGTCCCATCGGACTAAAGACACATGTTCCAGACAGCTTCGCAGTCATGCACTCTTATGCAAACGGCAGTCTAAGGACAACCGGAGGATTTTGTATACAAAATAAACATGCATGTATCCATTAAGAggcatcctttttttcttttctataatCTTATTGCTACTTGGTAAAAATCTCTTTAACCTACACTATCCTCATTTGTTTTGCAACAAGGAGCATCATCTCCAGCACCCTCACCGCTCATCTCTCATTTTGCAAGCCCCTCATCTTCAATCCAACAACTGTCAAGTCGATCTCTTTCATATAAGATGTTAATAACGCTAAACCCACATGTGGTAAACTTAAACTTAAATCTCAAAATTTCCAGGACTTTATTCTTACCACCAAACCAAGATCTCATCAACATTAAGATCAAAATCTTAAGTATACGATATATTGTATCTAATTATTACGGGCACTGTGATAGGCCTTTTAAAGTCCATTTATCACTTTCATATATTTAGGTAGTTAAAAAACGTAATCTAAAAAGTACGTGAGCTTGTCTGAGATGCGATGAAATCCGAAAGAacactaaattgtgaaatttagtACTTCAAATAATTTGGGTGCACCTAAATAGATAAATTCTTAGACCACATAAGGctaacttaacaaaatttctttCTAAATAGATTAGGGACTAAAGTTGGATCTTTCCTgctaaaattgaaagaaaaacaatGGTCTACAAATGAGTTTGGCAAGTGTTAATTGATTTTAGCTGCTCAAAGCAAGATTCTTGGAACTTCTGTTGCAGATATGTCCAACTAATGGAAGCCAAGTGATAAATGGGTAGTATTTTATATACTGAAAAAACCAAATAATAAGGATATCCTATATAATGGAACAAAAAGAGTATTTAAGGAAGATACAGGaccattaatgaaaatttaattgattgTAGGCAAAGGAGCAACACCAagaattttaaaagttgtcaGGACTGGAAGGGAGGACATGAATATCAAGATACCAAGACAGCTACTGAAGAGCAACACCTCCAATGGAACGTCACCATCCAAAACAAAACCAATACCTATTAAGGTATTTAAACTTGAAATAGTGTAAAGCTTAAATAACTACCCTCTAACCCTTTTTCAACCATGAAtgatcaaagaaaataaatatctAAATGCTTTATTTAATCCTAAACTTAGCACTTAGATCAATAGAATAAACAACAAAGCTTAATTTAATCCCAAACTAGTTCTAACGCTAGAATATAATATGACTAGATCCGGATAAAGAGATGAGGACAATGAAACCAAGAAAAAGACGATCTTTTGCCCAATTAAGAGAGACAAGTCTTAAAAAGAGTGAAGAGAGGAAAGCACAAAACAAAAGGCAGCACAAAGACCTTGGTTCCTCTTAGGAAACAAGAATCTCAGTAGATTGGATCACAAGAAAACGTTCTACCCTTGGAAGCAGAAGAGAAAAAATACTTTCGTTTTTTGAAGTAATCCAATTTTTCATATAGTACGAAATTTCAATAAACAACAAGAATCAAGCAAAGAATACATCTCTAGCCATATGCTATACCAAAGAAACAAACATATAAAATGATTAAGAAAAactacaaacaaacaaaaaaaaaagttttaaacgAAGTATCAAAAGAACTGCTCTCTCATCCCTTGTTTCCATCGCGACAATGATTATCGTGATTACAAGGCCTGTCGTACCTATTTGCAGCAGGCTTTTGGGGAAGACATGACTTCAGGTCGCCACCACAAGAAGGGGAGGACCCACGAATTCGACCATAGTCGATGTATTTACCTGGTACGTCTCTAGCCCAGACAGACGCCAACAGCATCAAGACAACGACGCAAAAAGCCCTAATTAGAGTGATATTGGCCATTTTCCGGCGCCATTTAATGGAATTATAGAATGTTAGGGTTTAGCGGCAGAGAGGTTTCCACTCTATGTTAGGTTATTATTTAGTATGggttttcaataaattttaaattcctgtttaagttttaatttgattgatattGGAGTTAGATTTGAGTTTAAATACCTGTTAATTAGTTTGGTTTAAAAGGATTTAAAATGAatcattaaattaatcaattatcTAATTTGatcttaatgtatatatataaactattaatatattatatatgatatgatatagtactatataatatatttagagggctaatttttaaatatacaaaaaatataaggATTTAGACAATATTcgaactaatataataataaattataaaatataataattaatatattatgtactaCTATTATAGTATGTTATATAGTATTacataatgtaataatatattttaaatctattaatATCTCTATATATATAGAACTATTAATTAGTACAAAATCAAAACTGAATTTACTAAACAATTTGCTTGAATTGACATGACTTGGTTAGTTGAGTTAGTTTTAATTACCAACTATAATAGATGATATATTATTAtagaatataataatatatgtaactattactaaactttatatatataactattattatattatagattataataaaaaatatagtattacataatattatataGTTCAAtcattaatgcatatatataaactattaatatataatatattatttctaTCGAAAAAgatattatatgataaaatataatattatataatataatagaaGGGTTAACTTTCAAATGTACAAAGAGTATAGGGATTTAAAGCATATTCAATCAATATAATagtaaacaataatatataatgataattaatatattatgtattattGTTACAGTAAGTAATATAGTGTTACTGTAAATATTTGTCTTTTAAAGGTGTCGTAAAATTCGTTTTGAATCGAATTAATTAAGTTGAGTTAGTAGACAAACTAAAATCGAATGATTTTGTATTGAGTATAGAAGCTTAGAGTTGAATTATTAAATGATACTAAgttaaaatgattattaaaaataGTACAGGGGTTGAATTGCAAAAATGTAATCATTATTGAGTTTAATTCAGAAAATGGAGAAAAACTTAATTAGAAATTAAGTAAGAGATTATGGAATAATTAAACCACATTAATGTTGAGATAGTGGGATGATATGATTAAACTCATTCACTGTTattaatatgatttatatatcTAGTTAAATTAAGAAAGAATATGATAGAAATGTGTTGGACGATAATGAATTAAGCTTGAATTAAGTGtgaattgtttgataaattatgtttttattaaggatctaattacaaaatataaaatttttagggttggttaatgaataataataagAGGCAGGGATAAATCCAGGGGGCGTAGAGGACGGTCGTCCCCCTTagaatttttcatgtttttaattttatatataaattatcatttattttagatttggtaTCCACATTGTATAACATTCGCTCTCTTGGCTAAGttgtatttcatataattcgccCCCTTAAACCATAAGGTTATACTTTATATTaacaaagtatttttcaatttttaattatataactttaataataataatatattaattggaGCATTTTCAACTTGATGTTCATCAAAGCACGGAGTTGTAGAAAGCTTCTACAGTTGTCAGGTTGttggaacgacagaaatgtgcaagtgtacacaatcgcaacaagtaaatgtcgagttatcgtacccacagcgactatgaaaagaaatatttataaatgcaattttaaaaacactttagtgaagaaaaatattttgatttgaagaagTAATTTAAAACTAGGATTTaacaatgtaaaataaataataaaagttcccatgcacgatttcaaaagatgattttaatcaagatgatataattgtattagattaattgtatttcttaacttagaattattaaactcatgttcatgttgttacgaataaattcacggcaactcgataatttgctaacttatgaacatacttacctaccaaaatccatttatctcttaacTATATCTCtgtgtcaattcaaccgattaaacaagttctaataagcaaatgtgttaatgcgcatacatacttatgaaattaaaataatctcttgtacatatttctatgccaattcaaacaattaattaaatcttataagcacataaaagattacgtgaggtaacaatgtatttccaccttgaaacagtttaatcacaataatcttgcaagttatgcaaggctagtGTATCactagataccgttgctaatttaactcTCATCTaatttagatgattaaacatgcactgattaagtatcgtgtcaattaattacaatttcaatccgtttaaataattaattcattagttaccttattgtaatgcaagaataacttagttatggttttacttaatcaaacatcttactaaggcctataacaacacaaacacaattttaataaattaagtagacaaaatgcaatcaacctaacacgaattaaatttaagtcatattaattaaattaaacatatcaacatcacaaatattcttagacatgttcatcataacaacatcaaaattaaaaggatagagAATAATAATCAAATCCAATGTTTTCTCtatggcttgactagtttgcttcaCTCCTCCTCCGCTTGTTCTTGTCAAACTGAGGCTTctacgaacacttgaatgctgctccaaatggtggttgattgactctttttcaaaaggtgaaatcggcaagggaacatgggaagaaaatgaagaacaatggaagggaatgaagagagaacAATGAGAGAAAAGTAAAGAGATGAGAAGaattgagatgtgtttgaagtgaacAGCcaaaggggtatttataggttgagaaggctgctaaaaatagctaaaatcaGCAGCCAAAGACTCCCCCGTGGCCgaccacacatgtggcatgtttgaagatttcaaacatgctattttaggtaggggcaaatcttgaaaggcatgaatagtggaggggtttgaatgcaaattgaaggagtcATCAAGGGCCATTTTGTAAGCAAAATAATCAAacaaacaagctgattgggtcagcatgtgggacgatTTTGGGCTGCTcagtgctcggttggatcagttttctcggttcagctcaactgggccccattttttcataattatttaatgataatttatttaacccaaattaaattggattaaaattaaaattaattatattatgaatcaatacacataatttggaccttCTTAGGAtgaaaaattaattcaccttgatgcttcaaaattgctttttGGTTTTGCACTTCTAACAGTGTCTATCGAGCCATttttcaccttttgtgcaaatatgttgaaaataatcaaaattaatcaaaatttgatataaaattaattaaaattcaacatgttcataatttgagtgaaatttaattattttataattattatatattttttaacaagaattttatcgaaactacatgaatttgagttaaaaagggcatgaaaaagtgtgtatattttcgtatTTTCAATTGTGTCAAATGTTAGTTAAGACAAATAAGTCAAGTATTTATCCTCTTCTTGATAGAATTATTCATCTTGTGCTAACTCTTTCCGTGTCTACTGCAACAACGGAACAAGCATTTTCAGCCATGAAAATTATGAAGACAAGGCTTCGCAACAGAAGGGAGgatgattttgtttcaactactTGATGGCATACATGAAAAAAGAGACAGTTCAAGAATTTTTAACAGATTCTAACATTAATGAGTTCGATCTTATGAAAAAGTAGAGGTTGCAATTAAGGATGCCTAGTATTAAGAAATAGAGCTAAAgccaaatttcttttaatttaaattttggaaTTGATAAGTACTAAAAggaacatattttaatctcattcttaatgcgatTTTAgttgattattcgatgttaatggtgaattttatactcctaatcctttaaattcatgtttttataattaaaagagAGCATTTGGGAATAAAAGAAGCGAAAATCAAGTGAAAACCGAAAAATCGAAGAAAGGTACAAGAGTCACACAGGCTAACCCCTTCCACATAGCTATGTGAGCCATACAGgctaccacacggccatgtggcaggTCATGCCGATATCACGAATTGGCACTCTAAACTGCgagaaaacatgatttttaggttttgcagcattctaagacgtatatatgacaaaaacaAGAAGATAGGAAAGAGCCGTCATAGAATACacaagaaaacaacttgaaaaacacAATTGAAGTCTATTCTGAAATAGATTTCTGTCAAGATTAaagattcccagttgatttcttaggagattataatgaatttctttgtttcttgtggttatactatgttttgaatgtttttatttgcaaacataaactaattttctaaatacctaagggagatgaaccctatgatggaaTCTGTTAGTTAAtctttattttacacaattaatacttagatcttgttctcaattatgtgtggttaatttttggtttgatatttctagattattgatccatgcTTGATGTGCTTTAAttaaaggaggaatagaccctatttaagagtagatcttgcgtaattgagtggagttccatgcaatcctagaaataggacaacataaatctatgGAATTAGGGTCAAATCTAATAGGGTAATCCATAGcttgagttaatgcgataataggggttttaattaaaaagaaatttcaaattgctcttactctcgaaaaagatattatcataatttagggatttctatggtcAAGatgctaagtaaagaaattgcgtaatttagattgataatgatagatgaaatttaggtgaattctttcctaggtattattttgcttcttggttgttaatcgtttattttcttgatttgttctttgtcgtgttagtagttaattaatttataaattttagttttaaccaATCACTCGAATTtattggttaaataatagaaagacagtaattactagtacttttaggctttatgggaacgatatctttgcttACCGTAGCTATACTACTAATTGATAAGTGCACTTCTCTTAGTcagatttttagttagtttacgaTGCATCAAGAATTATAAtgataattatgaaatttttagtatagTATTAGTTATTCTTTGTTACATTttggaaagaaatatttaattttgtatagtgtgatttttttcttttaattttttatagttaaatcattcatgctttttaaaaaatattaaattgatttgtttgataagaaaaaaaatatttgagaagAATTGACACTTTTTTACGTTAACAAAAAGGTTGTTTGGATTTAGAAGTTTCACCCCTTTGGAGTAAAACCTTGGATCCCTCCTTGATAGAGGTCCCTGTATGATAATTATAAAGTCTAATTTAAATTCGATCGGGTAAATTGTGAGAAACGGGTGATTCATATATTGGGGTTtatatgactaaattgaataaagtacattcttgtttaattatcatatttatatgtttgaattatctATTTAATGGATTTCTTATATCTGAATTTATTGTATGTAGATAAAGGTGACGCCGAGACGTTGAAAAGCAAAGGGAAAGACAAAGCCATCAACGAATAACTAATATGGTTTGTGCTATCATAATTCAAGTTTGTTagataattatatgtatatgtttgattCGTTAAATGTTAGGAAATGATAAACTATCAATGTGAATTATTCAAAAGGAACATATATATTTGGTTATGTGATTTACGATCatttctgtgacagccctaaagtgaccctagtcggaaagcggtctcgggaccgctagaccgagtcaccaaattatttggatgtgataattattgcctaaaatatgtgaatataaatgtgtgaaatttttaagcttcgatttagttaattgcatgtgaatttagttgataggacttatgtgagaaaatttagaaatgtgctaggcaaatgcaagtggcctaatagtgcatgtaatcaaaggggtggacttgcatgtcaatttccccccatttaagtactagtggccggccatgacaagggatgatgggcaaaacatgacatgaaacatgttgtgttaatggaaaaataaaataagaagcatgggcaaaacatgtcatgaaacatgttgtgttaatggaagaataaaataagaagcatgggcaataaactaataagaaattgaaggaagaaaacaaagagaaaaaaatgtgttcatcattctcatgcatgaccaaaaaaaagaagagaaaagctctcatgttgttcttggccgaataggagaaagaaaaagaaggaaaaagagctttgaggaaatcggctatggtggtttgatagactaaggtatgttcgatgatgttccatgagatgcatgcatgttttagtagttagcttgagttctaaatagcccatggttcaaatctttacaatgtcatggagatgatattcggccaaggtggattggtgttgatatcatttgcatgctaaaagtgaagctttgtaatggtgcatgtgatggtggattgatgattcttgaatcttctttttagcatttttgagtgagacattaagttctttgtttaaccatgaccaaaaattgaaatggtatggtgttgtgatgcaatcggccccaacatagacatgtatgttcggccacatgaataagtacataagttatgtgtatgttcggccataggtagcctattgatggctttagcttgacttagaaaattcggctaaggggaaatattagctagtatgttgaattcgattcgtgattttgtacatatgtgactctagtgtctaatgtatataggggctaagtaccttgagcttctcttttgatgttcgaatgaattgtattaaattgcttgatgtgattaaaaatgcatatgaccattgtgtatttgagctaaaaggtggccatatgacctatcaaactccttgtcatattcggccataagctagcaaaatgagactttaatgagttaaatttgtttgaattaagctcaagagcaaaggggaactaaatccgataaagggaaggaaaaagtggtcgaatagccgtcgaaaccgttcgacaacatccgaggtaagttcttgagtaatagagcttaaattattatttgattagatcatgttttaagcaaatcaaaatcgtgctctttgtgtgtggctattgagccgaaatggcaagagtgataagtgccttgtgtttgagttttgctaatgaaaatgaaatacgaatgtgtcatgatttattgttaaatgtgcatggttattcgaatgatgtccgggctaagtcccgaaggctttgtgctaagtgaccatatctggactaagatccgaaggcatttgtgcgagatactaattccgggctaagcctgaaggcattggtgcgagttattaaatccgggttaagtcccgaaggcatttgtgcgagttactaaatccgggttaagtcccgaaggcatttgtgcgagttactataaccgggctatgtcccgaaggcatttgaacgagtagctatatccggttaaattccgaaggtacgtgatttgggactgaatgatcttgctgtaaaaatttcagttaatacgcttgtaacatcccaacattgaggtatgtttcgtatgtgctttgaattagttgagcccttacaaataagtattcgctcagttgataaatgagctaccggcctttggctaagttgatctttgtgtatgaataaaaagggttggtaatgtgaagtaagtatgatattgaaaatttgtgcatatgaaattatccgtttagctacatgaatgctatactttggttgtgtctaaattctttgctcaaaacttactaagcatttaatgcttactccgtttctttgattctctattttatagattttggttcttcagctatcggactcgggattttgaagtcgaagtcgcccacactatcaaagcccccttttggtacaattttggttgaacttcgaaatggcatgtataggactaccctttttgttgtgggtcataaaccctttggatttgtataattttggatagccatgcgaaaatggcttatatatgtttgagaataatgttatactcatttgttatggatatgcttaacaaggattggccatgggaatggttaatcactatcataatttgtgctatttatgctaaaagggctagttgaatcatggaaactatgaaataggtaaagtctaccttaaaggcagatgctgacagcagcagtgatgtagatttggaaaatcactaaaaatagtaggaatggaattaaatagtgaataaattatgcaaacgaaccttgatgaatctattttcataggaaagtaacgaaacattcatatgaacagtatattatgagatactaaagttttcgtgagacggggccagaacggtttctggattccctgttccgactttgaaaattcattataaattaaccagagataattagaagtcatgccatatatgaatagattcctttttgagtctagtttctatagaaacaaacgacatcagtattgaagccctgtacagggagatatccaagtcgtaatgcgcaaaggtcagtgtagtcaatccctataacatgggagactttgactaataaactctactaattggcccaaccaaaaattctaaaaaaaatttgtagatgcatatatgagtctagttttagggaaaaatcacgaagctgattttcgagttgtgaaactcaagatatg
It includes:
- the LOC121209899 gene encoding uncharacterized protein produces the protein MANITLIRAFCVVVLMLLASVWARDVPGKYIDYGRIRGSSPSCGGDLKSCLPQKPAANRRVFFSRAGNGATQGRHDRESNPSFIGTFRDPLFVFGFKPKL